In Polynucleobacter ibericus, a genomic segment contains:
- the rfaD gene encoding ADP-glyceromanno-heptose 6-epimerase, with product MTIIVTGAAGFIGANIVQALNARGEKNIIAVDDLRPADKYRNLADLDIIDYLDKDEFLEAFRSGRFGKVKAVFHEGACSDTMETDGIFMMANNYRYTMDLLDICTEQKVQLLYASSAATYGGSDVFVESREHEKPLNIYGYSKFLFDQVMRKRFAEKANTAQVVGFRYFNVYGPRESHKGRMASVAFHQYHQYKANGHVKLFGEYGGYGAGEQSRDFVSVEDVVKVNLFFLDHPEISGIFNLGSGRAQPFNDVAHAVANAMRKLDKAAPASLQELVKEKAIEYIPFPDALKGKYQCFTQADLTKLRAAGYTEPFLTVEQGVGRYIEWLEVNSGFLANPL from the coding sequence GTGACTATTATCGTAACCGGCGCAGCTGGTTTTATTGGTGCCAATATTGTTCAGGCGCTCAATGCACGTGGCGAAAAAAATATTATTGCAGTAGATGACTTGCGTCCTGCTGACAAGTATCGCAACCTCGCTGATTTAGACATCATTGACTATCTAGACAAAGATGAATTTCTAGAGGCATTCAGAAGTGGACGATTTGGTAAGGTGAAAGCGGTTTTCCATGAAGGCGCTTGCTCCGATACGATGGAAACTGATGGTATTTTCATGATGGCGAATAACTATCGCTACACCATGGATTTGCTTGATATCTGCACTGAGCAAAAAGTACAGTTGCTATATGCTTCTTCGGCTGCAACTTATGGTGGATCTGATGTGTTTGTTGAAAGCCGTGAGCATGAGAAGCCTCTTAATATTTACGGTTACTCTAAGTTCTTATTTGATCAGGTAATGCGCAAGCGCTTTGCTGAAAAAGCCAATACAGCCCAGGTAGTTGGTTTCCGCTACTTCAATGTTTACGGTCCTCGTGAGTCCCATAAGGGTCGCATGGCATCGGTAGCTTTTCATCAATACCATCAATACAAAGCCAATGGACATGTAAAGCTATTTGGCGAGTATGGTGGTTATGGCGCTGGCGAGCAAAGCCGTGACTTCGTTTCAGTGGAAGACGTAGTCAAAGTAAATCTATTCTTTTTAGATCATCCAGAAATCAGTGGCATCTTTAATTTAGGCAGTGGTCGTGCTCAGCCGTTCAACGATGTTGCGCATGCAGTAGCAAACGCAATGCGTAAGCTCGATAAAGCAGCGCCAGCGTCCTTACAAGAATTGGTTAAAGAAAAAGCAATTGAGTACATTCCTTTTCCAGATGCTCTTAAAGGCAAATATCAGTGCTTTACGCAGGCTGATCTCACTAAGCTCAGAGCTGCCGGCTATACGGAGCCCTTCCTCACTGTTGAGCAGGGTGTAGGAAGGTATATCGAGTGGCTGGAAGTCAATTCTGGATTTTTAGCTAACCCCTTGTAG
- a CDS encoding helix-hairpin-helix domain-containing protein translates to MTQYFNFEKFPSLLRAAALAFTVLVSSAGVIYASPINVNTATQTELESIKGIGPAKAKTIIAERLDGGHFQDANDLQKRVRGIGMKSVEKMVDNGLTIESPSSFREPNGRTKKEGSASSRRNARNQASPRNQQERTGASRRN, encoded by the coding sequence ATGACTCAATATTTTAATTTTGAAAAATTTCCAAGTTTACTTAGAGCGGCAGCCCTAGCATTCACCGTACTCGTTTCGAGTGCTGGCGTGATATATGCTTCGCCCATCAACGTCAATACTGCTACCCAAACCGAATTAGAGAGCATTAAAGGGATTGGTCCAGCTAAGGCAAAAACCATCATTGCAGAACGGTTGGATGGCGGACACTTTCAAGATGCTAATGATCTGCAAAAGCGGGTACGTGGTATCGGCATGAAATCCGTAGAAAAAATGGTGGATAACGGCTTAACCATTGAGTCCCCCAGTTCTTTTCGGGAGCCGAACGGCCGCACAAAAAAGGAGGGTAGCGCTTCTAGCAGACGTAATGCTCGTAATCAAGCTAGCCCTCGCAATCAGCAGGAGCGTACGGGAGCAAGTCGCAGAAATTAA
- a CDS encoding histone deacetylase family protein: MTTGYITHPDFLKHEMGSHHPECPERIQAINDQLIRSGVDRLLHHLDAPLATEDQLELVHSPDHVSFVRDRAPESGYFMLDGDTIMNPHTYRVALRAAGAAIAGVDAVMKGEVENVFCAVRPPGHHAEPTRSMGFCLFDNVAIAARYAMETYGIERVAIIDFDVHHGNGTEAAFFNDPNVLMCSFFQHPFYPYSGLDHASNMVNVPLPAATRGDVVRSIVEERWLPALRNFEPELIIISAGFDAHREDDLGQMGLVEDDYAWITKRLKEIANEYAQGRIVSCLEGGYNLSALGRSVVAHVKALADI, from the coding sequence ATGACAACAGGATACATAACTCATCCAGACTTTCTGAAACATGAGATGGGAAGCCATCACCCAGAGTGTCCAGAACGAATTCAGGCGATTAACGATCAATTGATCCGTAGCGGAGTGGATCGCTTATTACACCATTTGGATGCGCCATTGGCAACTGAGGATCAGTTGGAGTTGGTGCATAGTCCAGATCACGTTTCTTTTGTGCGGGATCGCGCTCCTGAGAGTGGGTATTTCATGCTCGATGGCGACACTATCATGAACCCTCATACCTACAGAGTTGCACTCAGAGCTGCAGGCGCAGCGATTGCTGGCGTCGATGCTGTGATGAAGGGTGAGGTTGAGAATGTTTTTTGCGCAGTAAGGCCGCCAGGACATCATGCTGAGCCAACGCGCTCTATGGGATTTTGTTTGTTTGACAACGTAGCAATTGCCGCGCGATATGCCATGGAAACGTATGGCATTGAACGCGTCGCCATCATTGACTTTGATGTGCATCACGGCAATGGAACGGAGGCTGCTTTTTTCAACGATCCTAATGTGTTGATGTGTAGCTTCTTCCAACATCCTTTTTACCCTTACAGCGGCTTGGATCATGCTAGCAATATGGTAAATGTACCTTTACCTGCGGCCACGCGTGGTGACGTAGTGCGCTCGATCGTTGAAGAAAGGTGGCTGCCTGCCTTGCGTAATTTTGAACCTGAACTCATTATCATTTCAGCTGGCTTTGATGCCCATCGAGAGGATGATTTGGGTCAGATGGGTCTGGTAGAGGATGACTATGCTTGGATTACGAAGCGCCTCAAAGAGATTGCAAATGAATACGCACAGGGTCGAATAGTCAGTTGCTTGGAAGGTGGCTATAACCTCTCGGCATTGGGTCGAAGTGTTGTGGCTCATGTCAAGGCGCTAGCAGATATTTAA
- the cysM gene encoding cysteine synthase CysM has translation MSKPSYLTISQTVGNTPLVRLQRIPGLENDNRNNVILGKLEGNNPAGSVKDRPALSMISRAQERGEIKPGDTLIEATSGNTGIALAMTAAMLGYKMILVMPENQSIERRQSMAAYGAELILTAASGGMEFARDYALQLQREGRGRLLDQFANPDNPRAHIETTGPEIWRDTDGQVTHFVSAMGTTGTITGVSTYLKSKNPAIQIIGAQPEEGSQIPGIRKWAPEYLPKIYQGDRVDFIEYVSQADAEEMARRLAVEEGIFCGISAGGALVVALRIARQVENATIVFIVCDRGDRYLSTGVFPA, from the coding sequence ATGAGCAAACCTTCTTACCTGACTATTTCCCAGACTGTAGGCAATACGCCTTTAGTGCGTTTACAACGTATTCCTGGTCTGGAGAATGACAATCGCAATAATGTGATCTTGGGTAAGTTAGAAGGAAATAATCCAGCCGGGTCGGTAAAGGACCGACCTGCGCTGTCGATGATCTCGCGCGCACAAGAGCGCGGTGAAATTAAACCTGGCGACACTCTCATTGAGGCAACTAGCGGTAACACAGGGATTGCATTGGCAATGACTGCGGCAATGCTGGGCTACAAAATGATTTTAGTAATGCCAGAGAATCAAAGCATTGAACGTCGTCAAAGTATGGCGGCCTATGGCGCTGAACTTATTTTGACTGCAGCTTCTGGTGGCATGGAATTTGCCAGGGATTACGCGCTACAACTTCAAAGAGAAGGTCGCGGTAGATTATTAGATCAATTCGCTAATCCTGATAATCCTAGGGCGCATATAGAAACAACCGGTCCCGAGATCTGGCGTGATACCGATGGTCAGGTTACCCATTTTGTGTCGGCGATGGGAACTACCGGAACAATTACCGGAGTCTCAACCTATTTGAAGTCCAAGAATCCTGCAATTCAGATTATTGGGGCGCAACCGGAAGAGGGCTCACAGATACCGGGTATCCGCAAGTGGGCGCCTGAATACCTACCCAAGATTTATCAGGGTGATAGGGTGGATTTCATTGAGTATGTATCGCAGGCTGACGCGGAAGAGATGGCTCGTCGCTTAGCGGTGGAAGAGGGTATTTTCTGCGGCATTTCTGCTGGAGGTGCTTTAGTAGTGGCACTGCGGATTGCCCGTCAAGTTGAAAACGCCACAATCGTGTTTATTGTGTGTGACCGTGGCGATCGTTACTTATCTACTGGCGTATTCCCCGCTTAA
- a CDS encoding UDP-glucose dehydrogenase family protein, with amino-acid sequence MKVTIIGSGYVGLVTGACLAEQGNNVFCVDVDPKKIEILNSGGVPIYEPGLKEMIERNRTAGRLQFSTDIAASVAHGDIQFIAVGTPPDEDGSADLQYVVAAARNIGRHMTTPKVIVDKSTVPVGTADKVQAAITEELEKRSLSPELCSVVSNPEFLKEGAAVEDFMRPDRIVIGTESSPAGLRAKEQMRKLYAPFNRNHERTYYMDVKSAELTKYAANAMLATRISFMNELANLADLVGADIEHVRQGIGSDSRIGFGFLYPGTGYGGSCFPKDVSALSKTAKEHGRDLKILDAVEAVNELQKYTLVNKIEKRFGADLKGMKFALWGLAFKPNTDDMREAPSRVIIQELVKRGATIVAYDPVAMPEAKHCLDLDFEGNPEGLKQVSMTADPMSALDDADALVIVTEWKVFHTPDFDLLMQKLKRAIIFDGRNLYEPASMQELGIEYHGIGRHN; translated from the coding sequence TTGAAAGTCACCATCATCGGTAGCGGTTACGTAGGTTTAGTTACGGGCGCATGCCTGGCTGAACAGGGTAATAACGTCTTTTGCGTAGACGTTGATCCTAAGAAGATAGAGATTCTGAATTCTGGCGGCGTGCCGATTTACGAGCCTGGTCTTAAAGAAATGATTGAGCGCAATCGCACGGCTGGCAGATTGCAGTTCTCCACCGATATTGCTGCCTCTGTAGCCCATGGTGATATCCAGTTCATCGCTGTAGGCACTCCTCCCGATGAAGATGGCTCAGCTGATTTGCAATACGTAGTCGCAGCAGCGCGCAATATTGGTCGTCATATGACTACCCCTAAAGTCATCGTTGATAAATCCACTGTGCCTGTAGGTACAGCCGATAAGGTGCAGGCAGCCATTACTGAAGAATTAGAAAAGCGTAGCCTCTCACCAGAACTATGCTCTGTAGTCTCCAATCCGGAGTTTCTTAAAGAGGGGGCTGCGGTAGAGGACTTCATGCGTCCAGACCGAATTGTGATTGGCACTGAAAGCTCACCAGCAGGGCTGCGCGCTAAAGAACAGATGCGCAAACTTTATGCTCCATTTAATCGCAACCATGAGCGTACTTACTACATGGATGTCAAAAGTGCTGAGCTGACTAAATACGCAGCTAATGCAATGTTGGCAACTCGCATTTCCTTTATGAATGAGTTAGCTAACTTAGCGGACTTAGTAGGCGCTGACATCGAGCATGTTCGCCAAGGAATTGGTTCAGACTCCCGCATTGGTTTTGGATTTTTATATCCGGGCACCGGGTATGGGGGCTCATGCTTTCCTAAGGATGTTTCTGCCTTGTCAAAAACTGCTAAAGAGCATGGTAGGGATTTAAAGATCCTCGATGCCGTCGAAGCAGTGAATGAGTTGCAGAAATACACTTTGGTGAACAAGATCGAAAAGCGTTTCGGTGCCGATCTGAAGGGTATGAAGTTTGCCTTGTGGGGTCTTGCCTTTAAACCGAATACTGACGATATGCGTGAAGCGCCAAGCCGTGTAATTATTCAGGAGCTAGTCAAGCGTGGCGCAACGATTGTGGCCTATGATCCAGTAGCTATGCCAGAGGCGAAACATTGCCTAGACCTAGACTTTGAGGGCAACCCAGAAGGTCTCAAGCAAGTATCGATGACCGCTGACCCGATGTCTGCATTAGATGACGCCGATGCCTTGGTGATTGTGACGGAGTGGAAGGTTTTTCATACCCCTGACTTCGATTTGCTGATGCAAAAACTCAAGCGTGCCATTATTTTTGACGGTCGCAACCTTTACGAGCCAGCGTCTATGCAAGAATTAGGCATTGAGTACCATGGTATTGGGCGACATAATTAA
- a CDS encoding lytic murein transglycosylase: MNFRISFLLFALALAGCSSTPTQPTQSQQPIVNQTDDAVTEARFSQNLSELLGQVSQTQEIPLPALEMGFLDAKTVPSIRKLVLPPSGTFKKNWLAYRKRFIEPIRLKAGKTFWEQNQAFLTQTEQDYGVPAEIIVAIIGIETIYGRQTGNFRVKDVLSTLAFSYPDTPNKPAREQLFKDQLKELILMCWTEAGGRLPSKNTSQGVNSGRFSSCLNQNSSYAGAIGLPQFMPSSIRNFAVDGDGDGQIDLKRSPKDAIASVANFMKKHGWQTGMPISFPVQASTISEVKALADGEPQLKYTVQELIEKGILTKQQGDLQSGGVEPQSKAFIVDLPYPDKDGSDQVQYFVGLNNFLTIVQYNRSYFYAQSVAEFAEALGYKNQSAVPVESTPKSSESKSATEKSKPKKTSAKKKVKSS, encoded by the coding sequence ATGAACTTTCGCATCTCCTTCTTACTTTTTGCTCTTGCGCTGGCAGGGTGCTCCAGCACTCCAACGCAACCCACACAATCGCAACAACCCATCGTAAACCAGACTGATGATGCAGTCACTGAGGCGCGCTTTAGCCAAAATCTCAGCGAACTACTAGGGCAAGTATCCCAAACTCAAGAAATCCCGCTCCCAGCCCTAGAAATGGGCTTTTTAGATGCTAAAACGGTTCCCTCCATTCGGAAATTGGTATTACCCCCATCGGGCACATTTAAGAAAAATTGGCTAGCCTACCGCAAACGCTTTATTGAACCCATTCGCCTGAAGGCCGGCAAGACTTTTTGGGAGCAAAACCAGGCGTTTTTAACCCAAACTGAACAAGACTATGGGGTGCCTGCAGAAATTATTGTGGCCATTATTGGCATCGAAACCATCTATGGTCGCCAAACCGGCAATTTCCGAGTAAAGGATGTGTTGTCGACCCTTGCCTTTAGTTATCCCGACACCCCTAATAAGCCAGCTAGAGAGCAGCTTTTTAAGGATCAACTTAAAGAATTGATTCTGATGTGCTGGACTGAGGCAGGCGGCAGACTGCCCTCCAAAAATACCAGCCAAGGCGTCAATAGTGGGCGCTTTAGCTCCTGCCTCAATCAGAACAGTTCATATGCAGGCGCTATCGGCCTTCCACAATTTATGCCCAGCAGTATTCGCAACTTTGCAGTGGATGGTGATGGCGATGGACAGATTGATCTCAAACGAAGCCCCAAAGATGCTATTGCTAGCGTTGCAAACTTCATGAAGAAACATGGCTGGCAAACAGGTATGCCGATTTCTTTCCCAGTTCAAGCTAGCACCATCTCAGAAGTCAAAGCATTGGCAGATGGTGAACCACAACTTAAATACACAGTTCAAGAGCTCATTGAAAAAGGCATTCTCACTAAACAACAGGGTGATCTGCAAAGCGGTGGTGTAGAGCCACAAAGCAAAGCATTCATCGTAGATTTGCCTTACCCAGATAAAGATGGCTCCGACCAAGTGCAATATTTTGTTGGCTTAAATAACTTTCTGACGATTGTTCAATACAACCGCAGTTACTTCTACGCTCAAAGTGTTGCAGAGTTTGCGGAGGCTTTGGGATATAAAAACCAAAGTGCAGTACCCGTAGAAAGTACACCAAAAAGCAGTGAGAGTAAAAGCGCTACTGAAAAATCAAAGCCCAAGAAAACTAGTGCAAAGAAAAAAGTAAAATCCTCTTAA
- a CDS encoding acyl-CoA synthetase yields the protein MVNIYEQGLDRNPANYTPITPLLFLERSAEIYPNKTAIIHGKLRQTWSQTYERCRRLASALQKHGIGLGDTVAVMLPNTPPMVEAHFGIPMAGAVLNALNTRLDAESIAFMLNHGEAKVVIVDPEFSLVMKKALEIAKKDSGRDLLVIDVEENEFDVPGEKLGKLTYEQLLSEGDPHFAWQVPADEWQAICLNYTSGTTGNPKGVVYHHRGAAINAVSNVLDWDINKHPVYLWTLPMFHCNGWCFPWTIAARAGVNVCLRRVDAQHIFAAIKEHGVTHYCAAPIVHNLLVNAPDELKAGVPTGVKGLIAGAAPPASIIEGMEKLGFDLTHVYGLTEVYGPAAVCVKQDEWDDLDIGERARLNARQGVRYHMQQAIAVLDPETMQPVPADGETMGEIMFKGNIAMKGYLKNEQATQEAFEGGWFHSGDLAVMNPDGYVKMKDRSKDIIISGGENISSVEVEDVLYRHPAINAAAVVAKPDPKWGETPCAFLEIKPGSKVTAEEIIAHCKQHLAGFKVPRAIVFCELPKTSTGKIQKFELRKQAGSAAAIDV from the coding sequence ATGGTCAATATTTATGAGCAAGGCTTGGATCGTAATCCAGCCAATTACACCCCCATTACCCCGCTATTATTTTTAGAGCGCTCAGCAGAAATTTATCCCAACAAGACTGCCATCATCCATGGAAAGTTGCGCCAGACTTGGAGTCAAACGTATGAGCGTTGCCGACGCCTAGCGAGTGCATTGCAAAAGCACGGTATTGGCTTGGGAGATACAGTGGCAGTGATGCTGCCAAATACTCCTCCTATGGTAGAGGCGCACTTTGGCATTCCGATGGCAGGGGCAGTCTTAAACGCCCTTAATACCCGCTTGGACGCAGAGTCAATTGCTTTCATGCTCAATCATGGTGAAGCTAAAGTAGTCATTGTTGATCCTGAGTTTTCGCTAGTCATGAAAAAAGCTCTTGAGATCGCTAAGAAAGATTCAGGCCGCGATCTCTTAGTAATCGATGTGGAAGAAAACGAGTTTGACGTGCCCGGTGAAAAGTTGGGCAAACTCACTTACGAGCAACTCCTTTCTGAAGGTGATCCTCATTTTGCATGGCAAGTGCCAGCGGATGAGTGGCAAGCGATTTGCTTGAACTACACCTCTGGCACTACCGGCAATCCTAAAGGCGTGGTGTATCACCACCGTGGTGCTGCAATCAATGCCGTATCGAATGTGCTGGATTGGGATATTAATAAGCACCCTGTGTATTTGTGGACGCTCCCCATGTTCCATTGCAATGGCTGGTGCTTCCCATGGACGATCGCTGCTCGTGCTGGAGTGAATGTGTGCTTGCGTCGTGTTGATGCACAACATATTTTTGCCGCTATTAAGGAGCATGGTGTAACTCACTATTGTGCGGCGCCTATCGTGCATAACTTATTGGTCAATGCGCCTGATGAGTTGAAGGCGGGTGTTCCAACCGGCGTCAAAGGCTTGATTGCTGGCGCTGCACCACCCGCATCCATTATTGAGGGCATGGAAAAGTTAGGCTTTGACCTAACCCATGTATACGGGCTGACTGAGGTGTATGGTCCAGCAGCTGTATGTGTCAAGCAGGACGAGTGGGATGATTTAGATATTGGCGAGCGTGCGCGTTTAAATGCGCGTCAAGGTGTGCGCTATCACATGCAACAAGCGATTGCTGTTCTTGACCCAGAAACCATGCAGCCTGTTCCGGCTGATGGAGAAACTATGGGCGAAATTATGTTCAAGGGCAATATCGCCATGAAGGGATATCTGAAGAACGAACAAGCGACTCAAGAGGCATTTGAGGGTGGTTGGTTCCATTCAGGGGACTTGGCTGTGATGAACCCGGATGGTTATGTGAAGATGAAGGATCGCAGTAAGGACATTATTATTTCTGGAGGAGAAAACATCTCCTCTGTAGAAGTGGAGGATGTGCTGTACCGCCACCCGGCAATCAATGCTGCTGCGGTTGTTGCTAAACCTGATCCTAAGTGGGGCGAAACACCCTGCGCATTCCTAGAAATTAAGCCAGGCTCAAAGGTTACGGCCGAAGAAATTATTGCCCACTGTAAGCAACATTTAGCTGGATTTAAGGTTCCCAGGGCGATTGTGTTCTGCGAGCTACCCAAGACCTCGACGGGCAAGATTCAGAAGTTTGAGTTGCGCAAGCAGGCTGGATCGGCTGCTGCTATTGATGTCTAA
- a CDS encoding electron transfer flavoprotein subunit beta/FixA family protein — MKILVAVKRVVDYNVKIRVKSDNSGVDLANVKMSMNPFDEIAVEEAVRLKEAGVATEVVVVTAGATQCQETLRTALAIGADRAILVETDADLQPLAVAKILKAISDKEQAQIIILGKQAIDDDSNQTGQMLASLLDIPQATFASKVVVADGKATVTREVDGGLETIALSLPAVITTDLRLNEPRYVTLPNIMKAKKKTIDIVKPGELGVDIAPRLKTLKVEEPPKRSAGVMVADVAALVEKLKNEAKVI; from the coding sequence ATGAAAATCTTAGTAGCTGTAAAGCGCGTTGTTGATTACAACGTCAAAATTCGGGTGAAATCAGATAACTCGGGCGTTGATTTGGCTAACGTCAAAATGAGCATGAACCCCTTTGATGAAATTGCAGTAGAAGAGGCGGTGCGCCTTAAAGAAGCGGGCGTAGCTACTGAAGTAGTGGTAGTAACTGCAGGTGCGACCCAGTGCCAAGAAACGCTGCGTACTGCTTTGGCTATTGGTGCTGACCGTGCAATCTTGGTGGAAACTGATGCAGACTTACAACCTTTGGCGGTTGCAAAGATTCTGAAAGCCATTTCTGATAAAGAGCAAGCACAAATCATCATTCTCGGTAAGCAAGCAATTGATGACGATAGCAATCAAACAGGCCAAATGTTGGCAAGTCTTTTAGATATTCCGCAAGCTACCTTTGCATCTAAAGTTGTAGTAGCAGATGGCAAAGCTACTGTTACTCGCGAGGTGGATGGCGGTCTAGAAACGATTGCACTATCTTTGCCAGCGGTGATTACTACTGACTTGCGTTTGAATGAGCCACGCTATGTGACTTTGCCCAACATCATGAAGGCCAAGAAGAAAACGATTGATATCGTCAAGCCAGGAGAATTGGGTGTCGATATTGCCCCACGTCTCAAAACTCTCAAAGTTGAAGAGCCGCCTAAGCGCTCTGCGGGCGTGATGGTTGCTGATGTAGCAGCCCTTGTAGAAAAACTCAAAAATGAAGCGAAGGTGATCTAA
- the lapB gene encoding lipopolysaccharide assembly protein LapB, which produces MIQIATAWLLLLPVMFGIGWLAARWDLRLENRMDERERMRQQRSTFKGLSLLLNEQPDQAIETLVKIAQLDPETVELHFSLGNLFRRRGETERAIRVHQHLANRDDLKPRDRDHAAYELGRDFLRAGLLDRAEASLNRVGNGKYAEPAKESLLEMYQIEHDWKKAIIAASELEGLQGKSHHTEIAQFHCELGQEALRRKDLIEAEQSIQRALQAVPNHARALILQGDYLVAMDRPTQAIEAWSLIASSHPAYMHLLADRWMLAHAAIGKENEGLDLLYELLKTQATGELLDIVHKHLMKIRGPQAANAMLSDVMQHSPTLIALSKLAETRLALEEGSANPERLLELQSILNLLRQRTNSLARYTCGNCGFRARRFYWQCPGCNHWEAYSPRRSEGSAPSGPSM; this is translated from the coding sequence ATGATTCAGATAGCTACCGCTTGGTTATTGCTACTACCAGTCATGTTTGGCATTGGTTGGCTAGCAGCACGCTGGGACTTACGTCTTGAGAATCGCATGGATGAGCGTGAGCGCATGCGTCAGCAGCGTTCAACATTTAAAGGTTTAAGCCTTTTACTGAATGAGCAACCAGATCAAGCGATTGAAACTTTAGTCAAAATTGCACAGTTAGACCCAGAGACTGTTGAACTTCATTTTTCATTAGGCAATTTATTCCGTCGTCGTGGCGAGACTGAGCGTGCTATTCGAGTGCATCAGCATTTAGCGAATCGTGATGATTTAAAGCCGCGTGACCGTGATCATGCTGCCTATGAGTTGGGGCGCGACTTCTTGCGCGCTGGTTTACTCGATCGGGCAGAGGCTTCATTGAACCGCGTCGGTAATGGAAAGTATGCTGAACCAGCGAAAGAGAGTTTGCTGGAGATGTACCAAATTGAGCATGATTGGAAAAAAGCCATCATTGCTGCAAGTGAGCTGGAAGGTCTCCAGGGAAAATCACACCATACTGAAATCGCACAATTTCATTGTGAGCTGGGTCAAGAGGCCTTGCGCCGCAAAGACTTGATTGAAGCAGAGCAATCAATACAGCGCGCACTACAGGCTGTACCCAACCATGCTCGCGCACTGATTTTGCAGGGTGATTATTTGGTAGCAATGGATAGACCCACTCAAGCAATTGAGGCTTGGAGCTTGATTGCTAGCTCTCATCCTGCCTATATGCATTTACTCGCAGATCGTTGGATGCTTGCGCATGCAGCTATCGGCAAAGAGAATGAGGGATTGGATCTCCTTTATGAGTTGCTAAAGACTCAGGCCACAGGTGAATTGCTGGATATTGTGCATAAGCATCTCATGAAGATTCGTGGGCCTCAGGCAGCTAATGCCATGTTATCCGACGTGATGCAGCACTCACCAACATTAATTGCATTATCGAAATTGGCTGAAACTCGCCTTGCATTAGAAGAGGGCAGCGCCAACCCAGAGAGACTCTTGGAGCTTCAGTCTATATTGAACCTCTTACGCCAGCGTACTAACAGCTTGGCGCGCTACACCTGTGGCAACTGCGGTTTTAGGGCGCGAAGATTTTATTGGCAGTGCCCCGGCTGTAATCATTGGGAAGCTTATTCACCAAGGCGCAGTGAGGGCAGTGCCCCTTCCGGTCCTTCGATGTAA
- the rfaE1 gene encoding D-glycero-beta-D-manno-heptose-7-phosphate kinase: MEKANREQFSKARLLVVGDVMLDRYWFGDTNRISPEAPVPVVQVGKIDERLGGAANVARNVAALDAKATILGIVGNDEPGKRVVELLKAGGVDSQLEIDADVPTIVKLRVIARQQQLIRLDFEETPSAKALAHKLERFEKLVGDADVLILSDYGKGALGQVAHMIEQARAQNKMILVDPKGEDYEKYRGATVLTPNRSELRQVVGKWTSEEDLTNKAQALRKSLDLQALLLTRSEDGMSLYTESGVSHVKAQAREVFDVSGAGDTVIATLAVALAAKWPLEKAMALANRAGSIVVGKLGTATVTSEELQ, encoded by the coding sequence ATGGAAAAAGCTAACCGAGAACAGTTTTCTAAAGCCCGCCTATTAGTGGTGGGCGATGTCATGCTGGATCGTTATTGGTTTGGCGATACTAATCGCATTTCTCCAGAAGCGCCCGTACCGGTTGTGCAGGTCGGAAAGATTGATGAACGACTTGGTGGCGCCGCTAACGTAGCGCGTAACGTGGCTGCACTGGATGCCAAAGCAACTATTTTGGGCATTGTTGGTAATGATGAGCCTGGTAAACGAGTGGTTGAATTGTTAAAAGCGGGTGGTGTTGATAGTCAATTGGAAATCGATGCTGATGTACCAACGATTGTGAAGTTGCGCGTGATTGCTCGTCAACAGCAGCTGATTCGTTTAGATTTTGAAGAAACCCCAAGTGCAAAAGCACTTGCTCATAAATTAGAGCGTTTTGAAAAGTTGGTTGGCGATGCGGATGTGTTGATTCTGTCTGATTACGGTAAGGGTGCATTAGGTCAAGTTGCCCATATGATTGAGCAAGCTAGAGCACAAAATAAAATGATCTTGGTTGACCCTAAGGGTGAAGATTATGAAAAGTATCGCGGCGCCACCGTCTTAACCCCAAATCGTAGTGAGCTACGTCAGGTGGTTGGTAAGTGGACAAGCGAAGAAGATTTAACGAATAAAGCGCAAGCACTCAGAAAATCTCTTGATCTCCAGGCGCTCCTCTTAACTCGTTCTGAGGATGGGATGAGCCTATATACCGAATCGGGCGTAAGTCATGTGAAGGCGCAGGCGCGTGAAGTATTCGATGTTTCTGGGGCTGGCGATACGGTGATTGCAACCCTGGCTGTAGCACTGGCGGCTAAATGGCCATTGGAAAAGGCGATGGCGCTTGCGAACCGTGCTGGTAGCATCGTAGTTGGTAAGCTGGGAACTGCAACCGTTACTTCAGAGGAATTACAGTGA